One window from the genome of Gimesia aquarii encodes:
- a CDS encoding alpha/beta hydrolase, translating to MKARYTLSLLLLMVPLTVPARSFGEEAIQRINDIEYAKVGNHALLLDLYLPQAKTKPPLLVWIHGGAWRAGSKSNMPLMQLVKNGFAIASVDYRLSPVAKFPAQIHDIKAAIRFLRGSESKYGYNARKIGILGSSAGGHLVALMGVTNGHPQLEGDLGDFDQESSRVEAIVDYYGPTNFMTILTQSTPHGLSVRVPALQLLLGDDPHNQPKLARLASPVFHVDAKDPPLLIIHGDQDPQVPINQSHELYGAYKKHKRDVTFEVIHGGAHGGPEFYDAARIKLVEDFLRKNLTDKIAPVDNIQQGK from the coding sequence ATGAAAGCGCGCTACACTCTTAGTCTGCTGTTGTTGATGGTACCGCTCACTGTTCCTGCTCGAAGTTTTGGTGAGGAAGCAATTCAGCGCATCAATGATATTGAATATGCAAAGGTGGGAAACCATGCCTTGTTGTTGGATCTGTATCTACCTCAAGCGAAAACAAAACCGCCGCTCCTGGTCTGGATTCATGGCGGTGCCTGGCGGGCAGGGTCCAAATCCAACATGCCTTTAATGCAGCTCGTTAAAAATGGATTTGCGATTGCCAGCGTCGATTACCGTCTCTCACCTGTGGCAAAATTTCCTGCTCAAATTCATGACATCAAAGCAGCGATCCGTTTCCTGCGAGGCTCGGAATCAAAATATGGTTATAATGCCCGCAAGATCGGAATCCTCGGTTCGTCAGCCGGCGGGCATCTTGTGGCGTTAATGGGTGTGACCAACGGTCACCCACAACTTGAAGGTGATCTCGGTGACTTCGATCAGGAATCTTCGCGTGTCGAAGCGATTGTCGATTATTACGGCCCGACAAATTTCATGACCATTCTCACGCAGTCCACGCCGCACGGACTGAGTGTGCGTGTCCCAGCCTTGCAGCTACTGCTCGGCGATGATCCCCACAATCAACCGAAGTTGGCCCGACTGGCCAGTCCTGTGTTTCATGTCGATGCCAAAGATCCGCCGCTGCTGATCATCCACGGCGATCAGGACCCGCAAGTCCCCATCAATCAATCTCACGAACTGTATGGTGCCTACAAAAAGCACAAAAGAGATGTGACATTCGAAGTCATCCACGGCGGAGCCCATGGCGGTCCGGAATTTTACGACGCCGCTCGAATCAAGCTGGTCGAAGACTTTCTGCGAAAAAATCTTACTGACAAAATAGCCCCTGTAGACAACATCCAGCAGGGCAAATAA
- a CDS encoding DUF1501 domain-containing protein: MKPSQSIFCPGPMSRRSFFEAGYLALGGLGLSDLLLRRAMAKATNTQPTGNDDTAVIFIWLLGGPSHMETYDMKPDAPSDYRGQLNPIATSAPGIDICELLPKHAKVADRFSIIRSISHEDSQHARGSVRFLSGRKTQSVSPISEFPTVGPIVSRMREHRRVGVPNYVASSARAYGGGSAYLGESAMPFVVGGNPGASGYTVPNLSLSNGLKERLDDRVHLLKSFDHFRRDVDLKGSMESMDEINQQALSLLTSDKAREAFDLSRESDATRDRYGRHKWGQRALLARRLVEAGSSFVTMYMNNPDVPGTQKNRIHGNWDIHAINGDLYYDLGVRLPHFDSAVSALIEDLYDRGLDKKVMLIVSGEFGRTPRITVQPGTRSKVMQPGRDHWPGAMSVLVSGGGAPMGQVIGSTTSKGEYAKDNKLDPNDLLSTIYRFLGIDQHHEFLDRSGRPMPILPHGTPIRELS, from the coding sequence ATGAAACCCAGTCAAAGCATCTTTTGTCCCGGTCCCATGTCGCGGCGGAGCTTTTTTGAAGCAGGCTATCTGGCATTAGGCGGGTTAGGTCTGTCGGATCTGCTGCTCAGGCGCGCAATGGCAAAGGCCACAAACACGCAGCCAACCGGCAATGATGATACCGCTGTCATTTTCATTTGGTTACTGGGTGGGCCGAGTCATATGGAAACCTATGATATGAAGCCCGACGCCCCGAGTGATTATCGGGGGCAGTTGAATCCGATTGCAACGAGTGCGCCCGGAATCGATATTTGCGAACTGTTACCCAAACATGCGAAGGTGGCAGATCGGTTTTCGATCATTCGTTCCATTTCACACGAAGATTCGCAACACGCGCGCGGCTCCGTTCGTTTCTTAAGTGGTCGTAAAACACAAAGCGTCAGTCCTATATCAGAATTCCCCACAGTGGGTCCCATCGTTTCCCGGATGCGTGAGCATCGCCGCGTGGGTGTCCCGAATTATGTGGCCAGTTCAGCTCGCGCTTACGGTGGGGGCAGTGCCTATCTAGGTGAATCTGCAATGCCTTTTGTCGTCGGAGGCAACCCGGGTGCATCAGGTTATACTGTGCCAAATCTGTCACTCTCAAACGGCTTAAAAGAGCGACTGGATGATCGCGTGCACTTGTTAAAGTCGTTCGATCACTTTCGCCGAGACGTCGATCTGAAAGGTTCGATGGAATCAATGGATGAAATCAACCAGCAGGCATTGAGCCTGTTGACGAGTGATAAAGCGCGCGAGGCCTTTGACCTGTCACGTGAAAGCGACGCCACTCGTGATCGTTATGGACGCCACAAATGGGGACAACGTGCTTTACTAGCCAGACGCCTGGTGGAAGCCGGCAGCAGTTTTGTGACCATGTATATGAACAATCCGGATGTACCAGGCACACAAAAAAATCGGATTCATGGCAACTGGGATATCCACGCCATCAATGGTGATCTGTATTATGATCTGGGAGTTCGATTGCCTCATTTTGACAGTGCGGTCTCTGCATTGATTGAAGATCTCTATGACCGGGGACTCGACAAAAAAGTGATGCTGATTGTTTCGGGAGAGTTTGGGCGTACTCCACGCATCACCGTCCAACCGGGTACCCGCAGCAAAGTCATGCAACCGGGACGCGATCACTGGCCCGGCGCGATGTCGGTACTGGTTTCAGGCGGTGGGGCTCCCATGGGGCAGGTGATTGGTTCGACTACCTCCAAAGGAGAATACGCCAAAGACAACAAACTCGATCCGAACGATCTCCTCTCGACGATCTATCGATTCCTGGGAATCGACCAACATCACGAGTTCCTCGACCGCAGTGGCCGTCCCATGCCCATTCTTCCCCACGGAACCCCGATCCGGGAACTAAGCTAA
- a CDS encoding FG-GAP repeat domain-containing protein has translation MNEPAKEETAKVEAPPKKKSRKKYLLLLLLIPLAAVLFIAIRFKLDANIPYDVSTAGITIPKFTESDIDFTHVYKKDTAIQSTGGAVINVDNQGAEELFLGGGEGQSDVIFRFVDGAFKDITAETGYEKESQEATMSAIALDVDENGFDDLIVTTSSDIYLYKNDGGKFTRQKLDAKMAEDTTPFSVAVADINRDGHFDMYVSGYIRKELIEGLNIFNQEGYGGTSALFINNGDDTFTDKTKESGLYYKHNTFQGVFIDVDQDGLEDLIVAHDTGQVRTWKNLGNMKFENIPNPNSEVYSYPMGIAVSDYDNDGLVDFFFSNTGTTAPAFMASGDLRADQVYYPKWIMFHNEGDFKFTDSAEKVKLADYEFSWGAVFEDFNLDGRPDLVVSENFVDLPPHKVPFLRLPGRFMLQNITGEFAAVGKEAGVVNKRYSISPVTADFNLDGVPDLVHVNLAGNSKAFISNQGSKNLIKVQLPNNVRSVGAMVKATLSDGRVLHRPFVKGEGLCADSTPIITIGTDGADVTDVEVKFLTGETVKGDVGEAGSTVIIAAPAPVKEPSEK, from the coding sequence ATGAATGAACCTGCAAAAGAAGAGACGGCAAAAGTCGAAGCACCACCAAAGAAAAAGTCGCGTAAAAAATATCTGCTCCTGCTGTTACTCATTCCCTTAGCTGCCGTTTTATTCATCGCAATTCGGTTCAAACTGGATGCAAATATTCCCTATGACGTTTCCACCGCTGGCATCACAATTCCCAAGTTCACGGAATCGGATATCGATTTCACTCACGTTTACAAAAAGGACACCGCAATTCAATCTACCGGGGGCGCGGTGATCAATGTTGACAATCAGGGTGCAGAAGAGCTGTTCCTTGGTGGTGGAGAAGGGCAGTCCGATGTGATCTTTCGATTTGTCGATGGTGCGTTCAAAGACATCACAGCAGAGACGGGATACGAGAAAGAGAGTCAAGAAGCGACCATGAGTGCAATCGCGCTCGACGTCGACGAGAACGGCTTTGATGACTTAATTGTCACAACATCGAGTGACATCTATCTCTATAAGAATGATGGGGGCAAGTTCACGCGGCAGAAGCTCGATGCGAAAATGGCCGAAGACACCACTCCTTTTTCCGTTGCAGTGGCAGACATCAATCGTGACGGCCATTTTGATATGTATGTCTCGGGTTATATTCGCAAGGAATTGATTGAAGGCCTGAATATCTTCAATCAGGAAGGTTATGGCGGCACCAGCGCCTTATTCATTAATAACGGCGATGATACATTCACCGACAAAACCAAAGAATCGGGTTTGTATTACAAGCACAATACATTTCAGGGAGTCTTCATCGATGTGGATCAGGACGGTCTTGAAGACTTAATTGTAGCCCATGATACCGGCCAGGTACGCACCTGGAAGAATCTGGGTAACATGAAGTTTGAGAATATTCCCAACCCGAATTCCGAAGTCTATAGTTATCCTATGGGAATTGCAGTTTCAGACTACGACAACGATGGATTAGTCGACTTCTTTTTCTCGAACACCGGCACCACTGCCCCCGCATTTATGGCAAGCGGTGACCTGCGTGCGGATCAGGTTTACTATCCCAAATGGATCATGTTCCACAATGAAGGCGATTTCAAATTTACTGACTCCGCCGAAAAAGTGAAGCTTGCGGATTATGAATTTTCCTGGGGTGCTGTGTTTGAAGATTTTAATCTCGACGGTCGACCTGATCTGGTTGTCTCAGAAAACTTCGTTGACTTGCCGCCTCACAAAGTCCCCTTCCTGCGGCTGCCGGGACGTTTCATGCTGCAAAATATCACGGGTGAGTTTGCGGCAGTTGGCAAGGAGGCAGGCGTGGTGAATAAACGATATAGCATCTCGCCTGTAACAGCCGACTTCAACCTGGACGGAGTTCCTGATCTCGTACATGTCAATCTGGCAGGAAATTCAAAAGCATTCATCAGTAATCAGGGATCAAAGAACTTGATCAAAGTCCAGCTACCCAATAATGTGCGATCTGTGGGTGCAATGGTCAAGGCTACATTGTCCGATGGTCGCGTTTTACATCGCCCCTTCGTAAAGGGAGAAGGGCTCTGTGCAGACTCCACCCCGATCATCACAATCGGTACCGATGGTGCTGATGTCACCGACGTAGAAGTCAAATTTCTAACGGGTGAAACAGTGAAGGGGGATGTTGGAGAGGCAGGTAGTACGGTTATCATCGCCGCGCCTGCTCCAGTGAAAGAGCCATCAGAAAAATAA
- a CDS encoding DUF6796 family protein, with amino-acid sequence MQLNLKLTAACGLLAAILVGTGEFLIHFDPLARFSETSYDFMLDTSESRLTAGHFFAMIGIPFYFLGSWHIYQMLRPANNKLAFAAFLIAAYGFIFGAVWMGSRASIGSLVHHGDLIEGTKLVELYQLRYETLLQVIRMTTLVLSGIYVYLVLTGKTRYPRWMAAVNPIVLILLSFLIYAINKNIGIYIMPIALNVAFAIFFTCSLLFGDTRQRLTNESQS; translated from the coding sequence ATGCAATTAAACCTCAAACTGACAGCCGCATGTGGATTGCTGGCCGCCATCCTGGTAGGGACAGGCGAGTTCTTGATTCACTTTGACCCTCTGGCAAGATTCAGCGAAACCAGCTATGACTTCATGCTGGATACTTCTGAATCGCGGCTGACAGCAGGTCACTTCTTCGCCATGATCGGAATTCCCTTTTATTTCCTTGGTTCGTGGCACATTTATCAGATGCTCCGCCCGGCCAATAACAAACTTGCCTTTGCCGCCTTTCTGATTGCCGCCTATGGTTTCATATTCGGTGCCGTCTGGATGGGTTCTCGTGCCAGTATTGGTTCTCTGGTTCACCACGGTGATCTGATTGAAGGCACAAAGCTGGTCGAGCTGTATCAACTCCGATATGAAACACTGCTGCAAGTCATCCGCATGACCACTTTGGTTTTGTCTGGAATCTACGTCTACCTCGTGTTGACTGGTAAAACGCGCTATCCCAGGTGGATGGCAGCCGTGAACCCGATCGTACTGATTCTTTTGAGTTTTCTGATCTATGCAATCAACAAGAACATTGGTATATACATCATGCCCATTGCATTGAATGTCGCCTTTGCAATCTTCTTCACCTGTTCGCTACTGTTTGGTGATACTCGTCAACGACTGACAAACGAATCACAGAGCTAA
- a CDS encoding PVC-type heme-binding CxxCH protein, giving the protein MKQYLSLIADSSMKSACWTASLCLSLFIANFASAAPLVFEGTEGVGKGKHIVFLAGDHEYRSEESLPALARILAKHHGFKCTVLFNIDPKTGEIVAGNSNIPGMEALKTADLAVVFLRFQNLPKEQMQHFDDYLKRGGPVVGMRTATHAFNMPASAPFSEYSYNSKDKDYEKGFGHQVLGQTWVGHYGTNHKQSTRITIIDGKQTHPILRGVKDIWVQAGGYVGKPTDGEVLTMAQPLNGMKPDSPADKTKPPMPSEWTRTYTSKSGKKGRVFTTLYGTPEDLLNEGYRRMLVNACFWALGMEDAIKADANVAFVGPFEPNTFGFGTYAHGIKPEAYAGYTSPIPANHNTKRTDSKKKSSRKKNAAKAKKKSNSKAKLVTGKPAQFVRIELPGNKRILTLAEVEVISGGKNIAKDGKATQSSTMGPGVAAKALDGNKSSDWGKGGQTHTANAGTRNPWWEVDLGRAVDVEKVGIWNRSGFEGRLEDFTLTLLDANRKPVFRLTKVAAPFTMEIDVKNSGKKNYLTFNGKPGVPYKSTSKSVGSKSYSQAADPTLFDVPANYRDPIPFAFQKGDVVAIVGNGLPDRMQHDGWLETLLQNELQGKQVRFRNMSASGDRVDSFPRSKGAATITEYLRHVKADVVFAFFGYNESFEGVKKAGEYQRKLIDFVKKTRGSKANGKSFPRIVLFSPIAHEDTGNKNVPDGKAHNIQLEAYTKATAAAARKAGVAYVDLFHPSLQMYKESSTPLTINGVHLTEEGNKQLAEVISSALSGHQVTASHTMEPLRSAILDKNYKWNNRYRARDGNDVWGGRSILKFTNDQTNAEVLQHELSMLDVMTMNRDARVWAVAKGQEFKVDDSNVPQPVKVISNVGGGSKSSSAIKEGNLNYISGEEGIKHMAVADGFEVSLFANEKQFPELVNPVQMQFDTKGRLWAAVWPTYPKWEPLKEMDDALLIVHDDNNDGKADRVTEFARIQNPLGFEFWNGGVLVASAPELVFLKDTDGDDVADVRTVMLQGLDSSDTHHAANNLIYGPDGAIYWQSGVFMVHNHEHPWGPSLQAAESAMYRFDPRRFTISMHAVNSPNPHGISFDYWGYHYATDGTGGRAYQVRPEKSGFKMHELLKKEVRPVTASEVVSSAHFPESMQGDFLICNVIGFLGIKHYDLVRNAKEGTVWGEPAGDDLTVMRLNADGSKTADKSKGLMMSGDKNFRPADAIFAPDGSLYFCDWHNVIIGHMQHNVRDPNRDHKHGRIYRMTAKGRPLQKPVAIDGEPIAALLDNLKSPIDGIRHRTRVELSERDSDAVLAATKEWIKQFDPNKKEDAHHLLEALWLHQQHNDRNLELLGLLLKSPEPHARIAANTVKHLWFNVESTMRGGVIAESEEAATQKSGILSDTPELTTIRIGTVRERMRYDVPKLTVKPGKKVKLTFANPDYMPHNIMLVNPGKADEVGLKAIALGASGFSVGFVPESKEILWASKLVDHGQEEVIEFVAPTKEGAYPYICSFPGHHMMMRGTMYVTNNLKEFLAKNPEQVTKITPWKMADLETDLKRVGQHRNFSRGKELFTKLACAQCHKLNKDSVILGKNLSIGPNLDEVVKKHKHNAKAILGEILEPSRKIEEKYRTVLLLLEDGRSLNGNVVSEDESSLTLVTGPPQVKEQKVPKSSIEFQRSSPVSIMPAALLNTLDKEQILDLLAYVLSGGNAKDAAFHHHH; this is encoded by the coding sequence ATGAAACAATATCTCAGCCTCATTGCAGACTCTTCAATGAAATCCGCCTGTTGGACCGCTTCTCTGTGCTTATCACTCTTTATTGCCAACTTCGCCAGCGCAGCACCACTGGTTTTTGAAGGGACTGAGGGAGTCGGGAAAGGAAAGCACATTGTTTTCCTCGCAGGCGATCATGAATACCGCTCTGAGGAATCGCTGCCCGCACTCGCGCGAATTTTGGCGAAGCATCACGGTTTCAAGTGTACCGTGCTGTTTAACATAGATCCGAAAACAGGCGAAATCGTAGCAGGCAACTCCAATATTCCTGGCATGGAAGCGCTCAAGACGGCGGACCTTGCGGTTGTGTTTCTGCGGTTTCAGAATCTACCCAAAGAACAGATGCAGCATTTCGATGATTACCTCAAACGCGGTGGTCCGGTGGTTGGCATGCGGACCGCGACGCACGCGTTCAATATGCCCGCTAGTGCTCCTTTTTCAGAATATTCCTATAACAGTAAAGACAAGGACTACGAGAAGGGTTTTGGACACCAGGTGCTGGGACAGACCTGGGTGGGGCACTATGGAACCAACCATAAGCAGAGCACGCGCATCACAATCATTGACGGCAAGCAGACACATCCGATTTTGCGTGGTGTGAAAGACATCTGGGTGCAGGCGGGCGGTTATGTCGGCAAGCCTACCGATGGTGAAGTATTAACCATGGCCCAGCCTTTGAACGGTATGAAGCCGGATTCTCCTGCCGACAAGACAAAGCCGCCGATGCCTTCGGAGTGGACGCGAACATATACCTCAAAATCGGGTAAGAAGGGACGCGTATTTACAACATTGTATGGGACACCTGAAGATCTGTTGAATGAGGGATACCGTCGAATGCTGGTCAACGCCTGTTTCTGGGCGCTGGGAATGGAAGACGCGATCAAGGCGGACGCCAACGTTGCTTTTGTCGGGCCGTTTGAGCCGAATACATTTGGCTTCGGGACTTACGCGCATGGGATCAAACCGGAAGCGTATGCCGGCTATACGAGCCCGATTCCTGCCAACCACAACACCAAAAGAACAGACTCCAAAAAGAAATCCTCTCGAAAAAAGAACGCTGCGAAGGCAAAAAAGAAATCAAATTCAAAGGCAAAACTTGTAACTGGTAAGCCGGCACAATTTGTTCGCATCGAACTGCCGGGCAATAAACGCATTCTAACGCTGGCGGAAGTCGAAGTCATCAGCGGTGGAAAAAATATTGCGAAGGACGGCAAGGCGACGCAGTCAAGCACAATGGGACCAGGAGTCGCTGCCAAGGCGTTGGATGGCAATAAAAGCTCTGATTGGGGTAAAGGGGGACAGACTCATACTGCCAATGCGGGGACCAGGAACCCTTGGTGGGAAGTTGATCTCGGTCGGGCTGTCGACGTGGAAAAGGTGGGTATCTGGAACCGTAGTGGATTTGAAGGCCGCTTGGAAGATTTCACGCTGACGCTGTTGGATGCGAATCGCAAACCGGTGTTCCGGCTGACGAAAGTGGCCGCTCCATTTACTATGGAGATTGACGTCAAGAACAGTGGAAAGAAGAATTATCTAACCTTCAATGGAAAACCGGGTGTCCCTTATAAGTCGACTTCGAAGTCAGTCGGTTCGAAGTCATACAGTCAGGCCGCTGACCCTACACTTTTTGACGTGCCGGCAAACTACCGTGATCCGATTCCCTTTGCCTTTCAGAAAGGTGACGTCGTTGCCATTGTCGGCAATGGACTACCTGATCGGATGCAGCATGACGGATGGCTGGAAACGCTGTTGCAGAATGAACTGCAAGGTAAACAGGTACGTTTTCGTAACATGAGCGCGAGTGGCGATCGTGTGGATTCGTTCCCGCGCAGCAAAGGTGCCGCTACGATTACCGAATATCTACGACATGTGAAGGCGGACGTCGTCTTCGCATTCTTCGGCTACAACGAATCATTTGAAGGTGTGAAAAAAGCTGGCGAGTATCAAAGAAAACTCATCGATTTTGTCAAAAAGACCCGTGGTTCAAAAGCAAATGGGAAATCGTTTCCGCGGATTGTGTTATTCAGTCCCATTGCCCATGAAGACACCGGAAACAAAAATGTGCCTGACGGTAAGGCGCATAACATACAACTTGAGGCCTACACCAAAGCCACCGCAGCCGCAGCCCGAAAAGCGGGAGTCGCGTATGTTGACCTGTTTCACCCTTCTCTGCAGATGTATAAAGAGTCGAGCACGCCTCTGACAATCAATGGAGTTCATCTGACGGAAGAAGGTAACAAGCAGCTGGCCGAAGTCATCTCCTCTGCACTGTCTGGTCATCAGGTAACCGCGTCGCACACGATGGAGCCCCTGCGTTCGGCTATATTGGATAAAAATTATAAATGGAATAACCGTTATCGCGCCCGTGATGGCAATGATGTCTGGGGTGGCCGTTCCATTCTGAAGTTTACGAACGATCAAACCAACGCCGAGGTGTTGCAGCACGAGCTGTCGATGTTGGACGTGATGACCATGAATCGTGATGCGCGTGTCTGGGCGGTTGCCAAAGGTCAGGAATTTAAAGTCGATGATAGCAATGTACCACAGCCGGTTAAGGTGATTTCGAATGTGGGTGGAGGCAGTAAGAGTTCCAGTGCGATTAAAGAGGGAAACCTCAACTACATTAGTGGTGAGGAAGGCATCAAGCATATGGCTGTCGCTGATGGGTTTGAGGTCAGCCTGTTCGCCAATGAAAAACAGTTTCCTGAATTAGTCAACCCGGTGCAAATGCAGTTCGATACCAAAGGCCGCCTGTGGGCCGCTGTCTGGCCAACCTATCCCAAGTGGGAACCTCTGAAAGAGATGGACGATGCATTGCTGATTGTGCATGATGACAATAACGATGGCAAAGCGGATCGCGTGACCGAGTTTGCCCGAATTCAGAATCCGCTGGGATTTGAGTTCTGGAATGGCGGTGTGCTGGTTGCTTCCGCGCCGGAACTTGTGTTCCTGAAAGATACTGATGGCGACGATGTGGCCGATGTTCGCACCGTGATGCTGCAAGGCCTCGATTCTTCTGATACGCATCACGCTGCGAATAATTTGATCTATGGACCCGATGGTGCGATTTACTGGCAGAGCGGTGTTTTCATGGTACATAACCACGAACACCCCTGGGGACCTTCTTTGCAGGCCGCTGAGTCGGCCATGTATCGTTTCGATCCGCGGCGGTTCACCATTTCGATGCATGCGGTCAATTCACCGAATCCGCACGGCATCTCGTTTGACTACTGGGGTTATCACTACGCGACCGACGGTACCGGCGGCCGCGCGTATCAGGTTCGTCCGGAAAAGTCCGGGTTCAAAATGCATGAGCTGTTGAAGAAAGAAGTACGGCCTGTAACAGCCAGCGAAGTAGTCAGCAGTGCCCACTTCCCTGAGTCAATGCAAGGTGACTTCCTGATCTGTAACGTGATTGGCTTTCTGGGCATCAAGCACTATGACCTGGTAAGAAATGCCAAGGAAGGAACCGTGTGGGGAGAGCCTGCCGGTGATGACTTGACGGTCATGCGACTCAATGCCGATGGCTCCAAAACGGCAGACAAATCAAAAGGTCTGATGATGAGCGGAGACAAAAATTTTCGCCCCGCTGATGCGATTTTTGCTCCTGATGGCTCGCTGTATTTCTGCGACTGGCACAACGTGATCATCGGCCACATGCAGCACAACGTGCGTGATCCTAACCGCGATCATAAGCATGGCCGCATTTACAGAATGACTGCCAAGGGACGTCCACTGCAAAAGCCGGTCGCCATTGACGGCGAGCCGATAGCCGCATTACTCGACAATCTGAAATCACCCATCGATGGCATTCGCCATCGCACCCGTGTCGAATTGAGTGAACGCGATTCAGATGCAGTGCTCGCTGCCACGAAAGAGTGGATCAAACAGTTTGATCCGAACAAAAAAGAGGATGCGCATCACTTACTCGAAGCACTCTGGTTGCATCAGCAACACAACGATCGGAATCTGGAATTACTGGGGTTGCTTTTAAAGTCTCCCGAGCCGCACGCGCGCATTGCCGCGAACACGGTGAAGCATTTATGGTTCAACGTCGAAAGCACCATGCGTGGCGGTGTGATTGCGGAATCGGAGGAAGCGGCGACGCAAAAGTCAGGTATCTTGAGTGATACACCTGAACTCACGACAATTCGCATTGGTACGGTCCGTGAACGCATGAGGTATGACGTGCCGAAACTCACCGTAAAGCCTGGTAAGAAGGTGAAACTCACGTTTGCCAACCCGGATTATATGCCTCACAACATCATGCTGGTCAATCCGGGTAAGGCTGACGAAGTTGGCTTGAAGGCGATTGCTTTGGGAGCCAGCGGATTTTCGGTCGGTTTTGTTCCGGAGAGCAAAGAAATTCTCTGGGCCAGCAAACTTGTTGACCATGGTCAGGAAGAGGTCATTGAGTTCGTCGCTCCGACGAAAGAAGGTGCGTACCCTTACATCTGCTCGTTTCCCGGTCACCACATGATGATGCGTGGCACCATGTATGTCACCAATAATCTTAAGGAGTTTCTTGCTAAAAATCCGGAACAGGTTACTAAAATTACCCCATGGAAAATGGCTGACCTGGAAACAGATTTGAAACGTGTGGGACAACATCGGAATTTTTCGAGGGGGAAGGAACTTTTCACAAAACTTGCTTGTGCACAGTGCCACAAATTGAACAAGGACAGCGTCATCCTTGGCAAGAATCTTTCCATTGGCCCCAATCTCGATGAAGTCGTCAAGAAACATAAGCACAACGCCAAAGCAATCCTGGGGGAAATTCTTGAGCCTTCTCGCAAAATTGAGGAAAAGTACAGAACAGTACTGCTCCTCTTGGAAGATGGACGAAGTCTCAACGGGAACGTCGTTTCTGAAGATGAATCATCGTTGACGCTTGTAACGGGACCGCCACAAGTGAAAGAGCAGAAGGTTCCGAAGAGTTCGATTGAATTTCAACGTTCCTCACCCGTCTCCATTATGCCGGCTGCCCTGCTCAATACGTTGGATAAAGAGCAAATCCTCGACCTGCTTGCGTATGTACTCTCAGGTGGAAACGCAAAAGACGCAGCATTCCATCACCATCATTAA
- a CDS encoding carbohydrate porin, translating to MRFQNIFQQILLILALSLIQTAGQVWAQEETTIEPPERIVTEDFSTEATDTRLLSPWLNTENGFTATPVYFGEVFTNAHGGIGTKHATQYEGLLDLALSFDFQKMELPIPGRATILFENTHGRGLNPYVGATQITSNIDSLDNITQISELWWELDLFDEAVTFRIGRQDLSTEFISMETASDFINSAFGLSPSAGLPSFPAPSSAAMAMINLSPSLKFRTGVWDAFRTDERGTFSQNGSILFISEFEYRYTMSQNQLPGIISFGMTYETPGEIPDGVIPRAFGYYLQIEQMIYREADSTDDNPQGLSLFAQHYPTNTDGRSPFPEIPEDGLAGIVYRGLLRGRDEDVAGAGLGWVKLTEGGTDEEFMVELFYKAKINSTLSVQPDIQYINTPSGIYPNALVVGLRVQLDL from the coding sequence GTGCGGTTTCAAAATATCTTCCAGCAGATTCTCTTGATTCTGGCTTTATCCCTGATTCAGACAGCCGGTCAGGTGTGGGCGCAGGAAGAAACAACAATCGAACCGCCGGAACGAATCGTCACTGAAGATTTCTCGACAGAAGCAACCGACACGCGGCTGCTGAGTCCCTGGCTGAACACCGAAAACGGATTCACCGCAACCCCTGTCTATTTTGGTGAAGTCTTCACCAATGCACATGGCGGAATCGGTACAAAACACGCGACACAATACGAAGGCCTGCTCGATCTTGCGCTCAGCTTTGATTTTCAGAAAATGGAACTCCCGATTCCCGGTCGCGCGACGATCCTGTTTGAAAATACACATGGCCGGGGGCTGAATCCTTATGTCGGTGCCACACAGATCACCAGCAATATTGACTCGCTCGATAATATCACTCAGATCAGCGAACTCTGGTGGGAACTCGATCTGTTTGACGAAGCGGTCACGTTCCGTATCGGCAGGCAGGACTTAAGCACGGAATTTATTAGTATGGAAACAGCCAGTGATTTTATCAACTCCGCATTCGGTCTCTCTCCCTCAGCCGGTCTCCCTTCATTTCCGGCTCCCAGTTCGGCAGCGATGGCAATGATTAATCTTAGTCCCTCTCTCAAATTCAGAACTGGGGTCTGGGATGCATTTCGCACTGATGAAAGGGGGACGTTCTCACAAAATGGTTCGATCCTGTTCATTTCAGAATTCGAATATCGTTATACCATGTCACAAAATCAACTCCCCGGCATCATCTCATTTGGCATGACCTACGAAACTCCGGGTGAGATCCCCGATGGCGTAATCCCCCGCGCGTTCGGTTATTATCTTCAGATCGAACAAATGATATATCGCGAAGCCGACAGCACGGACGACAATCCACAGGGACTTTCCCTCTTCGCTCAACATTATCCTACCAACACCGATGGAAGGTCTCCCTTTCCCGAGATCCCCGAAGATGGTCTCGCCGGCATCGTCTACAGGGGACTGCTCCGCGGCCGTGATGAAGATGTGGCGGGGGCCGGGCTGGGCTGGGTCAAACTCACCGAAGGAGGCACCGACGAGGAGTTCATGGTGGAACTGTTTTACAAAGCAAAAATCAATTCAACGTTGAGCGTTCAACCCGACATCCAATACATCAACACTCCCTCCGGAATCTACCCCAATGCACTCGTAGTCGGCCTCCGTGTTCAACTTGATCTATAA